One genomic region from Apteryx mantelli isolate bAptMan1 chromosome 7, bAptMan1.hap1, whole genome shotgun sequence encodes:
- the PANK1 gene encoding pantothenate kinase 1 isoform X3: protein MDIGGTLVKLVYFEPKDITAEEEQEEVENLKSIRKYLTSNTAYGKTGIRDVHLELKNLTMCGRKGNLHFIRFPSCAMHRFIQMGSEKNFSSLHTTLCATGGGAYKFEEDFRTIADLQLHKLDELDCLIQGLLYVDSVGFNGQPECYYFENPTDPEQCQKKPYCLDNPYPMLLVNIGSGVSILAVYSKDNYKRVTGSSLGGGTFLGLCCLLTGCETFEEALEMAAKGDSTNVDKLVKDIYGGDYERFGLQGSAVASSFGHMMSKEKRDSISKEDLARATLVTITNNIGSIARMCALNENIDKVVFVGNFLRINMVSMKVLAYAMDYWSKGQLKALFLEHEGYFGAVGALLELLKMTDDQ from the exons ATGGATATCGGAGGAACATTGGTTAAACTGGTCTACTTTGAACCTAAAGACATTACTGCAGAAGAGGAACAGGAGGAGGTGGAAAACCTGAAAAGCATTAGGAAATACTTGACCTCCAATACAGCTTATGGTAAAACTGGCATTCGTGATGTCCATCTTGAACTGAAAAATTTGACTATGTGTGGACGCAAAGGAAATCTGCATTTCATCCGCTTCCCCAGCTGTGCCATGCACAGATTCATACAGATGGGTAGTGAAAAGAACTTCTCCAGTTTGCATACTACACTGTGTGCCACAGGAGGTGGAGCTTACAAATTTGAGGAGGACTTTAGAACG ATTGCTGATCTACAACTCCATAAACTGGATGAATTGGACTGTTTGATCCAGGGGCTGCTTTATGTTGATTCTGTTGGTTTCAATGGCCAACCAGAGTGCTATTATTTTGAAAATCCCACGGATCCTGAACAGTGCCAGAAAAAGCCTTACTGCCTTGATAATCCATATCCTATGTTGCTGGTTAACATAGGCTCAGGGGTCAGCATCCTAGCTGTGTATTCTAAGGATAACTATAAGAGAGTCACAGGGTCCAG TCTTGGAGGTGGAACGTTCCTGGGCCTGTGCTGTTTGCTGACTGGCTGTGAGACATTTGAAGAAGCATTAGAAATGGCTGCGAAAGGAGACAGCACCAATGTGGATAAGCTGGTGAAAGATATTTATGGAGGAGATTATGAGCGATTTGGCCTTCAAGGATCTGCTGTAGCCTCAAG CTTTGGCCATATGATgagtaaagaaaagagagatTCCATCAGTAAAGAGGACTTGGCCAGAGCTACTTTGGTCACCATCACCAACAACATAGGTTCTATTGCTCGCATGTGTGCATTGAATGAG AACATCGACAAGGTGGTATTTGTTGGAAACTTTCTCAGAATTAATATGGTTTCTATGAAGGTGCTAGCATATGCTATGGATTATTGGTCCAAAGGACAGCTGAAAGCTCTGTTTTTGGAACATGAG GGTTATTTTGGAGCTGTTGGGGCTCTTCTAGAATTGCTTAAAATGACAGATGATCAGTGA
- the PANK1 gene encoding pantothenate kinase 1 isoform X2 translates to MKLIEAKQRSFPWFGMDIGGTLVKLVYFEPKDITAEEEQEEVENLKSIRKYLTSNTAYGKTGIRDVHLELKNLTMCGRKGNLHFIRFPSCAMHRFIQMGSEKNFSSLHTTLCATGGGAYKFEEDFRTIADLQLHKLDELDCLIQGLLYVDSVGFNGQPECYYFENPTDPEQCQKKPYCLDNPYPMLLVNIGSGVSILAVYSKDNYKRVTGSSLGGGTFLGLCCLLTGCETFEEALEMAAKGDSTNVDKLVKDIYGGDYERFGLQGSAVASSFGHMMSKEKRDSISKEDLARATLVTITNNIGSIARMCALNENIDKVVFVGNFLRINMVSMKVLAYAMDYWSKGQLKALFLEHEGYFGAVGALLELLKMTDDQ, encoded by the exons CGTTCCCATGGTTTGGAATGGATATCGGAGGAACATTGGTTAAACTGGTCTACTTTGAACCTAAAGACATTACTGCAGAAGAGGAACAGGAGGAGGTGGAAAACCTGAAAAGCATTAGGAAATACTTGACCTCCAATACAGCTTATGGTAAAACTGGCATTCGTGATGTCCATCTTGAACTGAAAAATTTGACTATGTGTGGACGCAAAGGAAATCTGCATTTCATCCGCTTCCCCAGCTGTGCCATGCACAGATTCATACAGATGGGTAGTGAAAAGAACTTCTCCAGTTTGCATACTACACTGTGTGCCACAGGAGGTGGAGCTTACAAATTTGAGGAGGACTTTAGAACG ATTGCTGATCTACAACTCCATAAACTGGATGAATTGGACTGTTTGATCCAGGGGCTGCTTTATGTTGATTCTGTTGGTTTCAATGGCCAACCAGAGTGCTATTATTTTGAAAATCCCACGGATCCTGAACAGTGCCAGAAAAAGCCTTACTGCCTTGATAATCCATATCCTATGTTGCTGGTTAACATAGGCTCAGGGGTCAGCATCCTAGCTGTGTATTCTAAGGATAACTATAAGAGAGTCACAGGGTCCAG TCTTGGAGGTGGAACGTTCCTGGGCCTGTGCTGTTTGCTGACTGGCTGTGAGACATTTGAAGAAGCATTAGAAATGGCTGCGAAAGGAGACAGCACCAATGTGGATAAGCTGGTGAAAGATATTTATGGAGGAGATTATGAGCGATTTGGCCTTCAAGGATCTGCTGTAGCCTCAAG CTTTGGCCATATGATgagtaaagaaaagagagatTCCATCAGTAAAGAGGACTTGGCCAGAGCTACTTTGGTCACCATCACCAACAACATAGGTTCTATTGCTCGCATGTGTGCATTGAATGAG AACATCGACAAGGTGGTATTTGTTGGAAACTTTCTCAGAATTAATATGGTTTCTATGAAGGTGCTAGCATATGCTATGGATTATTGGTCCAAAGGACAGCTGAAAGCTCTGTTTTTGGAACATGAG GGTTATTTTGGAGCTGTTGGGGCTCTTCTAGAATTGCTTAAAATGACAGATGATCAGTGA